The genomic interval GTCGGAATAGCTTCATCTGGATTCACCGCCAAGCATAAATTTGCTACAATTACGGTTTATGCTTATAAAAATGGTAGTACATTTAGTTACTACACTCAAACTGCCAGTCTTCCACTAGGTGCCGTATGTGGTGGGACTACGGACCCAACATGTGTAAACCTCCAACGTGCCCCGTCTTTTTACTATCGACATTTCACCAGTAATATCTCGTGATATTCCGTTTTTCATTTTAGCGTGATTTTGTCGATATTTGGTTTACAACCAAATAGTTCCGTTATGTTAACGTTCTCCCCGCCCGATAGATTGACTGTAGGCCAGGCGCTGGCTAAATTGAGAGCAATCTATCAACCCGACAACACCGCTTTTTCACAGGCCCTGCGTACTTCCTATACGACATACTTGAAAACAGAACGGGATCAAAGAGAACTGAGCTTTTTAATGGCATTGAAGATCTGTAAATTTTACAAGATCGATATTCACGATTTGGTCGTCATGCTCAGTGATGAAGAACTTGATAGAAGAGATCAATCTGTTATTAGGGCCCAGGAGAAACGCGACAGGAAGAAGGCGGAGGCAGAAAGTGCAAAAGTGATAGATCTCGCTACCGGCAAAATAAAGCAAGGGATATAATCGGATATCTGTCAGACAGCCGATTTATGTGTGGTGTTGGACGATTTCCAGTTCTGGGGCAAAAGTTCCAGATACTTGTCTTTAGGGTGATCAGTAATTCTTCGCAGCACATCATCCAACCATTTTACAGGATTGACACCTTGTAGACGGCAAGTAGCCAGCAGACTGTAAATAATAGCAGCGCGTTTACCTGCCAGATGAGAACCCGCAAACATGTGGTTATGCCTGCCTAATGCCAGTGGTCGTATTTGTGCTTCCAGTAAATTGTTGTCAGCCTCTAACATTCCATCAGTTGTATAGATCATCAGTGCGTCAAAGCGGGTAAGTGCGTAAGTAATAGCTTTATGCATCGGAGTCCCCGGTATAGTACCAGGAGCTTGTTGTTCCAGCCACTGACGCATTGCTAATAGTACCGGAACGGATTCGGCCTGTCTCTTTTCAGTGATCTGATCATAATCCAGGTTCAATGCTTTACATGCTGCTTCGATGGCATATAAAGGTTTAAAGAAGTTATCTAAAGCATATCCCGCACGGCTGGAGTCATAATTCAGGGCTTGCGTAAAATATCTTCTCACATGCACAAGACATTGTTGATGGATGACACCTGGCTGTTTACCATAGCTGGTATACACCCCATAACCATCTGTCAGCAAGTATCCCCGATACCCTGACAATATTTTCGCAATATCCTTTTTACCTCTTCCTTCCTGATAGGTAAAACCAGCTATGCGCTGAACAGGGGACATTATTGCCCACATCCAGCCTAAATGTGATTTCTTACCCTTCTTGCGGGTGTCATCCAAAACCTTGTAACAACTCTCATCAAAATGAAGATGCCTGCTGCTTAATATTTCCTTAAGAAGTAAATGCCATAATGGTTCCAGTATATCGCAGACCCTATTCGTAAAATAGGATAGCGTGCTATAAGATAGCGTGATCCCATACTGGACAAAACGTCTCTGCTGTCGCCATACAGGCATATGATAAAGGAACTTGTCAATCAATAGCATTACCAGAACACTAATGTCTACTTTACATCTGGGGATAGGATGTTTTGGTAGCGGAGCTACGAACTGTTTAGCATACAAGCCATCTTCACAAGAAGCTATGTAAACAGGTCTCCTGGTAACTTTGACGTACCACCGTAGCGGACTACAAGCCAACTGCCGCTGTTCTTCTATTCGCAAAAGTCTGGCGCCAACAGGCAGATTTTCTACGTCCAGGACAATAATCTCTTCTTCCAACCCTTCAGGAAGATCATGTCGACCACCTCTTTTCTTTGGGGCAATGGTAATACTGGTCCTGATATGAGCGGCTACTAGTTTTCTACTGTTTATGTGACATACACCCCAGTCATCAACGTCCAGGGATAATTTGCCTTGTATCACATCTACCGACATGGGGAGTTCGTTGCTGGTATGACGTTTCTCACTTTTTATCCCATAGATCCATTTCTTTACTATACGCAACTCATGCCGAAGCATATCTAGCTTACTTAACTCTTTATTCTGTTCGTCTAAGTGTTGCTGCTGTGTAGATATCTGTTTATGCTGGTTGGTGATCAGTTGATCATACTGAGATAATTGTTCGACTTGTTGTAGGATTGTTTGCTGATAGCTGGCAAGTTGCAGATCCTTATCGCATAAATACTGATGCTGTCTGATGATCAATTGGTCCTGCTCTCTGAGTAAGTTATCAGTAGTCTCACGATCCTGCTGCAGGAGCAATATTTGCTCCTGTAATAGTACAATTACCTGATCCTTTCCATCAGAGATAGCAGCTTTGTTGTATGTTTCGTGAGATTGTTTCATCAGACACTACCAATAACAGCGAAGGCAGATCTTTGTTCGATCTACCTTCACTGTTAAACAAAAATAATTTGCGCACTGAGATTAATAAAAGATTAAGTGTATTGACGATACTTATGGAAAGATAATCCTTTAAGAATAGATAATAAGTCACTGGCATTTAATGCAACTGCGTTGTTACCTCCTTCCTGCATCAAAAGATCGAACCTCCCCTTATCTAACTTACGATACAGCATCGTAAAACCATTGTGTTCATGCAAGAGTATCTTCATGTGAGTCTTGTCTTTGTTGAGGAATACAAATATGTCATTATCTGTGATAGTCATGTGCATCTCATTTATCACGATTCCGCAAAGTCCTGCAAAACTTTTACGCATATCAGCACTGCCTCCATATAAAAAATACCTATACCGGTCTGTAAACAATATTATGTTGCTCATGCCAGTAACGATTTGAGATAATCAGGGCCAACTGGCTGGTAAAGACAAATATCTCCCACTTTGGCAAATAATCGTTCTTCCGGTAAATCTCTAGCGGGAAGTGAAGAAATGATTTCTATAAATCCTTCTGAAGGAGCTGTTTTTATGGGTGGATATTTCTTTCGCCAATTGTAAAAGGTGGCATCGCTTATATTATGAAGTTCGCAAAAGTCCTTAACTCTCATTCCTCCCTTATCAAACATATCCATCAAGCCACTGATTTCACTCTCCGTGCGACGCATTTTAACCGGTTTGTTTAATTTGCTGCTCATAGTTTTTTTTAGCAGCAAAATTAATGGGCAGAACACCTATGACCTATGTGGGGCAGGTTGTTGGTTTACCAACATGTACATTTACCACAACACTATCCATTGCAAGACTGAATGATGCAACTGCCAGTCCCAATTATACAACGAACTTCCCAGCAGAAATAACAGGGGCAGGGCAACACCCCTATGTTAACTATCTGAGTCCTGGTAAAATTTGGAAGTAATAACAACAATGAGGGTAGCTGATATCATCGGCTATCCTCCTATCTCGCGCAACATAACTTTTCAAAATATTTTTTTTATGCGGAAACTACATTTGACGGTTATGGCTATCACCTCTGTCGTAAGTATTGGCATTGTCCTGACTGGATTTTCTTCCACTCATAAGTTTACGACAATCACCGTTTATGCTTACAGAAGCCTGAATGGAGTTTACAGCTACTATTCTTCAAAATCGACCTTACCATTATTTTCTACCTGCGTCTTTGGCTTTTTTTACGAAGTATGCACCTTTACTACAACTTTATCAATCGCTAGGCTAAATGACGCATCAAGCAATCCGAACTATACGATAGTTTTTCCATCAGAAAACACCACTTGTCATCCGTACGTTAATTTTTTGAGCAATACAGGCAGGATATATAAGAACTAGACGCAGAGTAAAGATTTTTTCAAGGTTTGCCGACTTTCCAATCTATGTAATTATAAGTCACAAATTATTATGAATTAGCTCATTCAAATGAGCACCGTTGTCAACGTATGGAATAATTGGACTTCCAATTAAGCGGCCATTCTTATTAATTAGGATTAATGTCGGGAATCCATTCACTTTATACTTACTTGCAACATTGTGGAATGTATCAGCATAAGCCTTATCAATTAAATTGATGTCGATTTGGGAAGTATATACTTCATCCATGACTAACCTCCTCCATAATTTTTTATTTTGGGTCCCACTTGGTGAAAAAATTCCTATTACAACAAAGTCCTTGTGTAAATACTGTTTACTGATGCTATCAATTATAGAATGATTTCTCCTGCAGGCCCCACATGGATGGCAATAGAAATCGAGTAACACAACCTTACCTTTAAAATCTGTTAAACGAACTCTTTCTCCATGAATATTCTCTGAAGAAAAATTAAAGGCTTTTTTGCCGGGGATTAATAAGTCACAATAGTCGACTAAAATATTTTTTACCGAATCAGAATCTACAAAGCCACTTTTAATAGCATCTTTAACACACTTTTCAATGTTTTCTCCGTCCTCGCTATCTAGGTTATGTTTTTGAACAAGGTTTAGAATTGCCCATTCTCTAGCCGGCCCACTAAGTTTTCGCGTTATGTACTGATAGCAATTTTTGAAATTTATTCTTGTTTTTCGGCTATAACATGAATCGAACTCATACTGGCTAGTTAAGAAGTCAGCATACATAATAGATTGCCTTGCTATTAAGGTCGTTTTGAAATATTCGCTTACTGATTCATTCCATATCGGGTTTTTATAATTGAATTTTGATATTGAGTCATAGTGATTTAAGCTTATTATTTCAATATTTTTTTTCCGCTGACATCTATCAATAATAAAACTTTTGATTACCATGAAAACACTATCAGATATTTCATTCTTATATTCATCTAATACATTTAGACTTAATAACGAAATAGAGTCAAGATAGTGGATGTAATTGGTTTTACTTAATGAACGTTGCGATGTGGAGGAAAATAAAATTTGATTTAACCGATGTTGACATTTATATTTTTCAGATTTGTTTCCACTGAAATTAAACATGCCGTTATTATAAATTATTTTTATGGAATCCCCAGGCTCTATAAAAAAAGGGAGAGTGAATGCTATATTCTCAGAAATGTAGCAGTCGATCTCGGCATATCTGAGGCCAACGGGATAAATTTTAGAGAAATGGATACTGTACATACCGTTGCCAGAGTTAGCAGCTTTTTCATCAATTACCTTATTTCGATTTTCATTGTGCTCCCGTCTGGAATCTGCAAAGTATTCGAAATCTCGCATGAAAAGTTGAGCATGGGAAGAACTGCTTAGATTATTACCTTCAATACTAATCGTAGCATATGTTGTAGAATCTTGGCTAAGGGCGTTTAATTTTGGAGCTGTGCTACTTAATAGGAGAAATGGAATACTTGAGCAAAAGTATAACTTTATTGAACTTTTAAAATTTTTCATAAAATACAACATTTATCTATTATTTTGTTGTATTCCGCTCAATTCTATTTCATTGTCGGGGATTGGCATTGCATATCGGGAATCGTTTGGTGTAAGTATGTACTTTGTCCCGTTAACAATTCTCTTTAGTGTCACGGAAAATCTTGGATCTTTATTAAGTCGTCTTAGGTCCGTCCATCGCGTACCTCTAAATGGCATTTCTTTCCTTCTTTCTTCCAAAATAAGTTTTAAGGCCTCCAGTGGATCTTTTGTCACCTTAATAATGTATGTACCTTTCTTATAGCGCTTCACCAATAATTTGTTTAAATCACTTATTGCACTCTCAACATCTCCCATTCTTGCTGCACATTCGCCCCTAATTAAATAAAGCTCGTCGTTGGCAATTCCTTCATACTGACTAAGAACCATTTTGAATTCATAAGATCCTTTGAACCTTTTTTGGCCCAAGTAGTCCATGAAGAACATCGATTTCCTTAAATCATTTTCTTCATATGAGTTGTATAAAGAAGAATCAACAATTGTTCTCGTAACAGAACTGCTTAGGGGATCTCCAAGAAATATTGTATGAAAGATATCCTCTGGTACTGGATACTGTGATAGGCTCATAAAGTAGTAGAATGCGGGGCCAGGTTCAGCCAAATTATAATCAAACAGAGTATCATTTATATTGAGTGCCGAGTTTGCATATAATCTAGCATCAGTATAATTTCCTATGGCAAGACAAACACGAGCGAGGAAGCCATATGCGGCATTTTGACTTGGCAGGGTTATATAGTCCGCTTTGATAGGCAAATGCATTAAAGTAGACAATACATCAGAAATAATTTGCCTGTAACATTCTTGCTGCGATGAACGTTGGGGAATTTCATTCATATTCGAGTTTAACTTCAGGGGAATCCCTAATGCCGTCGATGCTGTTGCAGAATCATATGGAGTCGTAAATATCTGCATTAAACTATTAAAGGCATAGGATCTGTAAAACAGAGCCATTGCCCTGATTCTTTCAACCCGTTTCGAATCTTCCGCTTCGATATGTAGTAACTTCAAAGCATCCAGTATAGTGTTGGCGTAATACACTCTCGAGTAGGCATCGGACCAATTCGCGTCGTTTGCCCCTGGACTATATATTTTTTTTGCCCAAACATAAATGTTTTGGTAGATAGGTTCCAAATTAATCAAATCACTTTCACTAACAAAATACTCATCAGTAGATGCCTTACCAAGAGTGGGCTGAAAGTAATTAAATATGCGTTCATTCTGTAAAAGATACTCACAATCTCTCAGCGTTGAGATAGTGAAGAGTTTGTCCTGTGGCTTTACGTCAAGAAACTTGTCCTCTTTTTTACATGATGATAGTATTAATAGAGCTAGAGTGAAAATCACGTGTATCTTTATGGTGCCTTTGATATTCATATGGTAACAGTTGAGTGATTAATGTTAATGTCTACATTACAATCCTTACACCTACCGACACAGATTTTGTTGGGGGGATTCCAATACCTTGAAACAAATCAGGATCTAAGCCGTCTTTGTTAGCCCTCCAGATGATCCCAAGGTTACTGAAATTTGAGTATATTTGAACTTGATCAAAAGGGAGCCATTTACTCTTTCCTTTTGCAATTTGATAACTCAGCGTAATATCCTGCAAGCGTATGTTATCTGCCTTGTCCACTAAAATCGAGGAGTATTGATAAAACGTCGACCTGTTGGTATTAAATGGGGGATATTGTATAAGAGGAATACTTGTTTTTTCTTCATCGCCTGGTGCCTTCCAACTATTTTCAAAAGCTTTTTCTCCTAATGCCAATCCACCCAAAGCAACGGAACTAACATCAATTGTTCCGCTTTTTCTGAAGAAATACTTAAGCTTATAAATAATATTGCAAGAAACAGAAACATTCCCGAAGCTAATCGTATTTCTAATAAAACCAAAGTATCTAGGCCGCGCAGCACCGCTATAGTGTATACTATCAAATGAACCTGCACTAAAAATTGACGCGTAGTCATTAGTGGATTTCCCATTTAGATTGCCGAGAGGATCACCGTTATTGTGATCAATTCCTGCCCATTCATAACTGTAAATTCCATACATTTCTTTTCCTTCAAACGGAACAATAGTTCCTGCAGGATTGTCATTTCGAATATACTGGAGTACTGTTGATTTTACTCCATACTTTGTTACCTTATCATATACATAACTAAAAGAGAAATTAGTCGTCCACTTCAAATTTTTCCTACAAATATTTTTACTATTTAAAACAATGTCAATTCCTTTTCCAGAGGTGTTGGCTGTGTTCCCAAAAAATGATTGAAGACCAGTGGTCGGGGAAAGTGGTGAATACCCAAATAAGTTCACCCCTCGCTTTATAAAGTACTCAAGGCTTCCTGAAATGATATTCTTTTTAAATGAAAAATCCAAACCAAAATTTATCATTTTGACTTTCTCCCATCTTAAGTCTGGGTTGCCGGGATTTTCAATGAAAGCGTAATTATAACCTGAGAACGGCGAAACTGTATTTAATGAAATTGTAGTTGCAGCTGTTGCACTTTTATTAATATTTGCATTATATCCATAAGTAATTCTGGAACGCAAATATGGGATTAAAGGTAAA from Chitinophaga filiformis carries:
- the tnpC gene encoding IS66 family transposase, with protein sequence MKQSHETYNKAAISDGKDQVIVLLQEQILLLQQDRETTDNLLREQDQLIIRQHQYLCDKDLQLASYQQTILQQVEQLSQYDQLITNQHKQISTQQQHLDEQNKELSKLDMLRHELRIVKKWIYGIKSEKRHTSNELPMSVDVIQGKLSLDVDDWGVCHINSRKLVAAHIRTSITIAPKKRGGRHDLPEGLEEEIIVLDVENLPVGARLLRIEEQRQLACSPLRWYVKVTRRPVYIASCEDGLYAKQFVAPLPKHPIPRCKVDISVLVMLLIDKFLYHMPVWRQQRRFVQYGITLSYSTLSYFTNRVCDILEPLWHLLLKEILSSRHLHFDESCYKVLDDTRKKGKKSHLGWMWAIMSPVQRIAGFTYQEGRGKKDIAKILSGYRGYLLTDGYGVYTSYGKQPGVIHQQCLVHVRRYFTQALNYDSSRAGYALDNFFKPLYAIEAACKALNLDYDQITEKRQAESVPVLLAMRQWLEQQAPGTIPGTPMHKAITYALTRFDALMIYTTDGMLEADNNLLEAQIRPLALGRHNHMFAGSHLAGKRAAIIYSLLATCRLQGVNPVKWLDDVLRRITDHPKDKYLELLPQNWKSSNTTHKSAV
- the tnpB gene encoding IS66 family insertion sequence element accessory protein TnpB (TnpB, as the term is used for proteins encoded by IS66 family insertion elements, is considered an accessory protein, since TnpC, encoded by a neighboring gene, is a DDE family transposase.), which codes for MSNIILFTDRYRYFLYGGSADMRKSFAGLCGIVINEMHMTITDNDIFVFLNKDKTHMKILLHEHNGFTMLYRKLDKGRFDLLMQEGGNNAVALNASDLLSILKGLSFHKYRQYT
- the tnpA gene encoding IS66 family insertion sequence element accessory protein TnpA, with product MSSKLNKPVKMRRTESEISGLMDMFDKGGMRVKDFCELHNISDATFYNWRKKYPPIKTAPSEGFIEIISSLPARDLPEERLFAKVGDICLYQPVGPDYLKSLLA
- a CDS encoding peroxiredoxin family protein, encoding MKNFKSSIKLYFCSSIPFLLLSSTAPKLNALSQDSTTYATISIEGNNLSSSSHAQLFMRDFEYFADSRREHNENRNKVIDEKAANSGNGMYSIHFSKIYPVGLRYAEIDCYISENIAFTLPFFIEPGDSIKIIYNNGMFNFSGNKSEKYKCQHRLNQILFSSTSQRSLSKTNYIHYLDSISLLSLNVLDEYKNEISDSVFMVIKSFIIDRCQRKKNIEIISLNHYDSISKFNYKNPIWNESVSEYFKTTLIARQSIMYADFLTSQYEFDSCYSRKTRINFKNCYQYITRKLSGPAREWAILNLVQKHNLDSEDGENIEKCVKDAIKSGFVDSDSVKNILVDYCDLLIPGKKAFNFSSENIHGERVRLTDFKGKVVLLDFYCHPCGACRRNHSIIDSISKQYLHKDFVVIGIFSPSGTQNKKLWRRLVMDEVYTSQIDINLIDKAYADTFHNVASKYKVNGFPTLILINKNGRLIGSPIIPYVDNGAHLNELIHNNL
- a CDS encoding RagB/SusD family nutrient uptake outer membrane protein, with translation MNIKGTIKIHVIFTLALLILSSCKKEDKFLDVKPQDKLFTISTLRDCEYLLQNERIFNYFQPTLGKASTDEYFVSESDLINLEPIYQNIYVWAKKIYSPGANDANWSDAYSRVYYANTILDALKLLHIEAEDSKRVERIRAMALFYRSYAFNSLMQIFTTPYDSATASTALGIPLKLNSNMNEIPQRSSQQECYRQIISDVLSTLMHLPIKADYITLPSQNAAYGFLARVCLAIGNYTDARLYANSALNINDTLFDYNLAEPGPAFYYFMSLSQYPVPEDIFHTIFLGDPLSSSVTRTIVDSSLYNSYEENDLRKSMFFMDYLGQKRFKGSYEFKMVLSQYEGIANDELYLIRGECAARMGDVESAISDLNKLLVKRYKKGTYIIKVTKDPLEALKLILEERRKEMPFRGTRWTDLRRLNKDPRFSVTLKRIVNGTKYILTPNDSRYAMPIPDNEIELSGIQQNNR